Proteins from a genomic interval of Pradoshia eiseniae:
- the rpmF gene encoding 50S ribosomal protein L32: MAVPFRRTSKTRKRLRRTHFKLQVPGMVECPNCGEMKLAHRICKACGTYKGKEVVNK, translated from the coding sequence ATGGCTGTACCTTTTAGAAGAACTTCTAAAACAAGAAAGAGATTGCGTCGTACGCATTTCAAACTTCAAGTCCCTGGTATGGTTGAATGCCCAAACTGCGGTGAAATGAAATTGGCTCACCGTATCTGTAAAGCATGTGGAACATACAAAGGAAAAGAAGTTGTAAATAAATAA
- a CDS encoding YceD family protein, translated as MKWTIPQLQKFRDNGFTIDETADMSELTKIDPQIRRISPIRVFGKADLGSNRVTFHVKISGTLTLPCSRTLVDVPFPIDVQTTETFLFNRLDGMEDEDGEFHLAEGDVVDLTPVIKEIILTEIPMQIFCDTDNPANGAPQSGDDWEVISEDQQVKKVDPRLAKLAQLFDKQDDHDKDK; from the coding sequence TTGAAATGGACAATTCCGCAACTACAAAAATTCCGCGATAATGGATTTACAATTGATGAAACGGCTGATATGTCGGAGTTAACAAAGATTGACCCGCAAATACGCCGTATTTCACCAATACGAGTATTTGGCAAAGCTGATCTTGGCTCTAACCGTGTAACTTTTCATGTGAAAATATCAGGTACACTGACATTGCCTTGCTCAAGAACTTTAGTTGATGTCCCCTTTCCGATTGATGTACAAACGACAGAAACTTTTCTGTTCAATCGATTGGATGGTATGGAGGATGAAGACGGTGAGTTCCATTTAGCTGAAGGTGATGTAGTGGATTTGACACCGGTCATTAAAGAGATTATCCTGACGGAAATTCCGATGCAGATTTTCTGTGATACAGATAACCCTGCTAATGGGGCTCCGCAATCTGGTGATGATTGGGAAGTAATCTCTGAAGATCAGCAAGTCAAAAAGGTGGATCCAAGACTTGCGAAGTTAGCTCAGCTTTTTGACAAACAGGATGATCATGACAAAGACAAATGA